Proteins from a single region of Desulfobacter postgatei 2ac9:
- a CDS encoding restriction endonuclease subunit S, whose product MSSTVKLKYKIDPIRRGNPPSCVENGGIPVVNQACVWPSGLDSSKFKHHNPEEIRRIDAWLKEGDVLVNSTETGTLGRVCHLNFEPETDIFADGHVTILRATKKVIKTRYLFYVLYCQQERITVECSEGATNQIELSRFLLGNFKLEWPPLATQTQIANYLDRKTAELDQLIGAKQRLLKLLDEKKTRPHPWSEPRRPSQRIRYSLAW is encoded by the coding sequence ATGAGCAGTACTGTAAAGTTAAAATATAAGATTGATCCTATTCGACGTGGAAATCCACCTTCATGTGTAGAGAATGGAGGTATTCCTGTCGTTAACCAAGCTTGCGTATGGCCATCAGGCCTTGACAGTTCAAAATTTAAGCATCACAACCCAGAAGAAATTAGGCGCATAGATGCATGGCTAAAAGAGGGGGATGTATTAGTCAACTCTACAGAAACAGGGACTCTTGGACGTGTATGCCATTTAAATTTCGAACCGGAGACAGATATCTTTGCTGATGGTCATGTTACAATACTCCGTGCCACCAAAAAAGTGATTAAAACAAGGTATTTGTTTTATGTACTTTATTGTCAACAAGAACGAATAACAGTTGAGTGTTCCGAAGGGGCAACAAATCAAATTGAGTTGAGTCGCTTTCTCTTAGGAAATTTCAAGCTTGAATGGCCTCCCCTCGCAACCCAAACCCAAATAGCCAATTATCTCGATCGAAAAACGGCCGAACTGGATCAGTTGATCGGGGCAAAACAGCGGTTGCTGAAACTGCTGGATGAAAAAAAAACGCGCCCTCACCCGTGGTCTGAACCCCGACGTCCCTCTCAAAGAATCCGGTATTCCCTGGCTTGGTAG
- the hisI gene encoding phosphoribosyl-AMP cyclohydrolase, whose product MPELDFDKTGGLIPAIAQDADTGEVLMLAYMNQEAFEETLACGNAVYYSRSRKKLWKKGETSGHVQKVREIRVDCDNDTVLLKVTQVGGAACHKGYKSCFYKVLDNDAFKIVEQRVFDPEEVYK is encoded by the coding sequence ATGCCGGAACTTGATTTTGACAAAACCGGCGGGCTGATTCCCGCCATTGCCCAAGATGCGGACACAGGAGAGGTGCTGATGCTGGCCTATATGAACCAAGAGGCCTTTGAAGAAACACTTGCCTGCGGCAATGCCGTATATTACAGCCGGTCCAGAAAAAAATTATGGAAAAAGGGGGAAACCTCGGGACACGTTCAAAAAGTCAGGGAGATCCGGGTGGACTGTGACAACGACACTGTGCTTCTCAAGGTGACCCAGGTGGGCGGTGCAGCCTGTCACAAAGGGTATAAGAGCTGTTTTTACAAAGTTCTAGATAACGATGCATTCAAAATAGTTGAACAGCGGGTCTTTGATCCGGAAGAGGTATACAAATAA
- a CDS encoding four helix bundle suffix domain-containing protein yields MDEVDPVDLVHPHLPRNFRQRHAGFNRRGLLSPDRQVERLAKDFENQGGFTERLYRVRSTKRRNLK; encoded by the coding sequence ATGGACGAGGTGGACCCAGTGGACCTTGTTCATCCACATCTACCCCGAAACTTCCGCCAACGCCATGCTGGTTTTAATCGCCGTGGCCTGCTCTCTCCCGACCGTCAGGTCGAACGGCTGGCAAAGGATTTTGAAAACCAGGGCGGGTTTACCGAACGTCTGTACCGTGTGCGCAGCACCAAGCGGAGGAATTTAAAATGA
- the hisG gene encoding ATP phosphoribosyltransferase, whose amino-acid sequence MNKKLKLGIPKGSLQNATVSLFRRSGWKINVEGRSYFPDIDDDTIECALCRAQEMSINVESGVIDAGLTGLDWVAEHESDVHVVADLVYSKVSSRPARWVVAVAGDSDINNLEDLEGKTISTELVKFTQRYFQSRNINVNVKFSWGATEAKIVSGLADAIVEITETESTIRAHNLKVIHEMMKTNTQLIANKTAWKDPVKREKIEQIAMLLQAALVAEKLVMLKMNVPESKLPAVVELLPSLNAPTVASLYQSDWFSVETVVEISVVRDLVPQLLKAGAEGIIECSLNKVI is encoded by the coding sequence ATGAATAAAAAATTAAAGCTGGGCATCCCCAAAGGAAGCCTGCAGAATGCGACTGTCAGCCTGTTCAGACGTTCGGGATGGAAAATAAATGTGGAAGGCCGAAGCTATTTCCCGGACATTGATGACGACACCATTGAATGCGCCCTGTGCCGGGCCCAGGAAATGTCGATCAATGTGGAATCCGGGGTTATTGATGCCGGCCTGACCGGTCTTGACTGGGTGGCGGAACATGAGTCTGATGTCCATGTGGTGGCAGACCTCGTTTATTCAAAGGTTTCATCCCGTCCGGCCCGCTGGGTGGTCGCCGTGGCCGGAGATTCCGACATCAACAATCTTGAAGACCTGGAAGGCAAAACCATTTCCACCGAACTTGTGAAATTTACACAACGCTATTTCCAGTCCCGTAACATCAATGTGAATGTGAAATTTTCCTGGGGGGCCACTGAAGCCAAAATCGTGTCCGGCCTGGCTGATGCCATCGTGGAGATTACAGAGACAGAAAGCACGATCCGGGCACACAATCTAAAGGTCATCCACGAGATGATGAAAACCAATACCCAGCTTATTGCCAATAAAACCGCCTGGAAGGATCCGGTAAAGCGGGAAAAGATTGAGCAGATTGCCATGTTGCTCCAGGCTGCCCTTGTGGCGGAAAAGCTTGTGATGCTTAAAATGAATGTGCCGGAATCCAAGTTACCTGCTGTGGTTGAGCTTCTGCCAAGCCTGAACGCCCCCACCGTGGCCTCCCTCTATCAATCCGACTGGTTTTCCGTGGAAACCGTGGTTGAAATCAGTGTGGTCCGGGATCTGGTGCCCCAATTATTGAAAGCAGGGGCAGAAGGTATAATTGAATGCTCATTGAACAAGGTGATCTAA
- a CDS encoding restriction endonuclease subunit S: MKKKRALTRGLNPDVPLKESGIPWLGRLPMHWEIERSRWLFTQSDLPVRKDDEMVTCFRDGMVTLRSNRREAGFTNAILGLGYQGVRKGQLVIHSMDAFAGAIGVSDSDGKCTPEYVICDPVTDKTDSDYYAVLLREMALQHFIQAQCSAVRERAPRIRFTQFKDFELPVPHIEEQKLIVAHIKQASQSIKQLQKVTEKAISLLKERCTALISAAVTGKLANKILNAGRDTQTNEPMPNPVGEHHPCLT, from the coding sequence ATGAAAAAAAAACGCGCCCTCACCCGTGGTCTGAACCCCGACGTCCCTCTCAAAGAATCCGGTATTCCCTGGCTTGGTAGGCTTCCAATGCATTGGGAAATTGAACGATCAAGATGGCTATTCACACAGTCTGATTTGCCGGTAAGGAAAGACGACGAAATGGTTACTTGCTTTCGGGATGGAATGGTCACTTTACGAAGCAATAGGCGGGAGGCTGGGTTTACTAATGCAATACTGGGACTTGGGTATCAGGGCGTACGAAAGGGCCAATTAGTTATTCATTCAATGGACGCCTTTGCAGGAGCCATAGGAGTTTCTGACTCCGATGGTAAGTGTACTCCAGAATATGTGATCTGCGACCCTGTAACGGATAAAACAGATTCGGACTATTATGCTGTATTGTTGAGAGAAATGGCTTTGCAGCATTTTATTCAAGCGCAATGTTCTGCTGTGCGAGAGCGAGCACCTCGTATACGCTTCACCCAATTCAAAGATTTTGAATTACCTGTGCCCCACATTGAAGAACAAAAATTAATTGTGGCGCATATAAAGCAAGCTTCGCAATCAATAAAACAGTTGCAAAAAGTTACTGAAAAAGCCATCTCCCTTCTAAAAGAACGCTGCACAGCGTTGATTTCAGCAGCCGTAACAGGAAAGCTGGCTAATAAAATCCTGAATGCAGGCCGCGATACCCAAACAAACGAACCGATGCCGAATCCAGTAGGAGAACATCACCCGTGTCTGACCTGA
- a CDS encoding four helix bundle protein: protein MSDLIPKHGGYRNLKSFQMAQLCYDVTVRFCSKYIDRFSRTKDQMVQAARSGVQNIAEGSQASATSKKTELKLTQVARASLEELKLDYEDFLRQRGLALWERDNPLRQALIDRRCQTADDVAGWVKDVSRFYGRGGPSGPCSSTSTPKLPPTPCWF from the coding sequence GTGTCTGACCTGATCCCCAAACATGGCGGCTACCGCAACCTGAAAAGTTTTCAGATGGCGCAGTTGTGTTATGACGTAACCGTAAGGTTTTGCAGCAAGTATATTGATCGCTTCAGTCGGACAAAGGACCAGATGGTGCAGGCGGCTCGATCAGGGGTGCAGAATATTGCCGAGGGATCACAGGCTTCGGCAACCTCGAAGAAGACTGAACTGAAGCTGACACAGGTGGCACGGGCAAGCCTGGAAGAGCTGAAGCTGGATTATGAGGATTTTCTGCGGCAGCGGGGATTGGCGCTGTGGGAGCGGGATAACCCGCTCCGGCAGGCACTGATTGACCGGCGGTGTCAAACGGCTGATGACGTGGCGGGCTGGGTGAAGGACGTGAGTCGTTTTTATGGACGAGGTGGACCCAGTGGACCTTGTTCATCCACATCTACCCCGAAACTTCCGCCAACGCCATGCTGGTTTTAA
- a CDS encoding PDDEXK nuclease domain-containing protein, with product MTDHPLKTPQYRNWLTDIKQRIRKAQIKAAVQVNTTLLTFYWELGAQIVECQQSAKWGSGFLPQLIKDPYTFDFLTLTQNYNERELEKALIDHITNFLLELGTGFAFVGRQQELQVGERDEPAIGILLCKFRNPVVVEYALSDIAKPMGVSEYQLTRALPDNLKPSLPSIEEMEAEFGELKR from the coding sequence ATGACCGACCATCCTCTCAAAACACCTCAATACCGCAACTGGCTGACCGATATCAAACAGCGAATCCGCAAGGCCCAGATAAAAGCGGCAGTCCAGGTGAATACGACCCTTTTAACCTTTTACTGGGAGCTGGGAGCGCAGATCGTGGAATGTCAGCAATCAGCCAAATGGGGCAGCGGCTTTCTGCCGCAACTGATCAAAGATCCCTATACCTTTGATTTTCTGACGCTGACACAGAACTACAATGAACGGGAACTGGAAAAGGCTCTGATTGACCATATAACCAATTTTTTGCTTGAACTGGGGACGGGGTTTGCCTTTGTGGGGCGTCAACAAGAATTACAGGTTGGCGAGCGGGACGAGCCGGCCATCGGTATCCTGCTGTGCAAATTCCGTAATCCCGTGGTGGTTGAATATGCCTTAAGTGATATCGCCAAGCCAATGGGAGTGTCTGAATATCAACTGACCCGCGCCCTGCCGGATAATCTGAAACCAAGCCTGCCGTCCATCGAAGAGATGGAAGCTGAATTCGGTGAACTAAAGCGCTGA
- a CDS encoding ABC transporter substrate-binding protein, whose product MKAFSLCFTKKTSSSGGDGFYCHSVLLPTFKASGNKGLQALVATVLEGRHPAQMVNPIDHNGPGALYVMPAFFLRNITIIN is encoded by the coding sequence GTGAAGGCTTTTTCACTGTGTTTCACAAAAAAGACCTCATCATCAGGGGGAGACGGGTTTTATTGCCATTCGGTTCTGCTGCCCACATTCAAGGCATCTGGCAACAAGGGGTTACAGGCCTTGGTTGCCACTGTGCTTGAAGGGCGTCATCCGGCACAGATGGTCAACCCCATAGACCATAACGGCCCGGGCGCACTTTATGTCATGCCGGCTTTTTTTTTGCGGAATATTACAATTATTAATTGA
- a CDS encoding tyrosine-type recombinase/integrase, with product MRPFKERRHFMGKLCEKAGVKPFGFHAISHLSTSILYDLGYSVSVIQTILRHKSPSTTERYLKSLGLENVREALENLAMDRNPERREEPDYGKLMFGL from the coding sequence ATGCGTCCCTTCAAAGAGCGCCGTCATTTTATGGGCAAGCTTTGTGAAAAAGCAGGTGTTAAACCCTTTGGGTTTCATGCGATCAGTCACTTGTCAACCTCTATCTTGTACGACCTTGGGTATTCAGTATCGGTGATACAGACAATATTGCGGCATAAAAGCCCCAGCACAACGGAGAGATACTTGAAGAGCCTGGGCTTGGAAAATGTCCGTGAAGCACTTGAAAACCTGGCAATGGACCGTAATCCAGAAAGAAGGGAGGAACCGGATTATGGTAAGCTTATGTTTGGCCTGTAA
- a CDS encoding ATP-binding protein → MYIERHLENVVNKMSLAFPIILVTGPRQVGKTTLLRKIAAENRAYVTLDNPLIRELAKTDPELFLQRYQAPVLIDEIQYAPELLPYIKMRVDEKKQKGAFWLTGSQLFHMMKNVSESLAGRVGVIHMLGLSTSEIFDTGNQPYTTAYEQLSGRKGSVKNVNDVFERIFKGSMPALYEIEQDIEQYYASYVNTYLQRDIRDLTQVADELSFMRFMQACAARTGQMVNFSELAKDVGITSPTAKQWLSILVSSGIITLLEPYFNNALKRIVKAPNMYFLDTGLCAYLTRWTSPQTLEVSAMAGPFFESYVVSEIIKSYYNDGRRPPIYYYRDSDKKEIDLIIEQDGILYPVEIKKSGSPKKDAIRHFSVLEKKGLVLGQGNVICLCRELIPIDRKNHFVPVGLI, encoded by the coding sequence ATGTATATCGAAAGACACCTTGAGAATGTTGTCAACAAAATGAGTTTGGCATTTCCGATCATTCTGGTCACCGGGCCAAGACAGGTTGGAAAAACAACTTTGCTACGGAAGATCGCGGCAGAGAACAGGGCTTATGTAACCCTTGACAATCCGTTGATCCGGGAGCTGGCCAAGACAGACCCCGAGCTTTTTCTACAACGGTATCAGGCTCCGGTACTGATCGACGAAATTCAGTATGCACCCGAACTTCTGCCATATATCAAGATGCGGGTGGATGAAAAAAAACAGAAAGGGGCGTTCTGGCTGACAGGCTCACAACTGTTTCATATGATGAAAAACGTCTCCGAGAGTCTGGCCGGCCGCGTAGGGGTCATCCATATGCTGGGGCTCTCCACTTCCGAGATTTTCGACACAGGTAATCAACCCTATACCACGGCATATGAACAATTATCCGGTCGGAAAGGGTCTGTAAAAAATGTCAATGATGTTTTTGAACGGATTTTCAAAGGGTCCATGCCGGCACTTTATGAGATTGAACAGGATATTGAGCAATACTATGCATCCTATGTGAACACCTATCTTCAAAGGGATATCAGGGATCTGACCCAGGTCGCCGATGAGCTTTCCTTCATGAGATTCATGCAGGCCTGTGCGGCAAGAACAGGTCAGATGGTCAATTTTTCCGAGTTGGCAAAGGATGTGGGCATCACTTCGCCAACTGCCAAACAATGGCTTTCCATACTGGTTTCTTCCGGGATTATCACCTTGCTTGAACCCTATTTCAACAATGCTTTGAAACGGATTGTTAAAGCACCGAACATGTATTTTCTGGATACCGGCTTGTGTGCTTATCTAACCCGATGGACCAGCCCCCAGACATTGGAGGTGTCAGCCATGGCCGGACCATTTTTTGAATCTTACGTGGTGAGTGAAATCATCAAAAGTTATTATAATGACGGCAGACGTCCCCCTATTTATTACTATCGTGATTCCGATAAAAAAGAGATTGATCTCATCATTGAACAGGACGGAATACTGTACCCCGTGGAAATCAAAAAAAGCGGCAGTCCGAAAAAAGACGCGATCCGGCATTTCTCCGTGCTTGAAAAAAAAGGCCTTGTCCTGGGACAGGGGAATGTCATTTGCCTTTGCCGGGAGTTAATCCCCATTGACAGAAAAAACCATTTTGTTCCGGTTGGATTGATATGA
- a CDS encoding pyridoxal phosphate-dependent aminotransferase, whose protein sequence is MLIEQGDLKMSVAKRCEQIKPFIVMDVMEKIHEMEARGIDVIHMEIGEPDFNVPECVNRVCIEALKQNETGYTNSLGDLRLRRAISDYHKRIYGTTVEPGQILVTNGTSPAMLLLFSALLDPGDEVIVSDPHYACYANFIRYVQGEPVFVKVHEQDGFVYKPEAIREKITPKTKAIFINSPSNPTGTVIPESRMKEIVEVAKEHGLYIISDEIYHGLTYEGKDHSILEFTDQAFVLNGFSKLFAMTGLRLGYLIAPPKFIRALQVLQQNFFICANSITQLAGVAALTDADKEIQTMRDTYNERREFMIRRLKEMGLSMMAEPTGAFYVFVDFKHISTDSYTLAFDILEKAHIGVTPGIDFGANGEGYLRFSYANSLDNLKIGMNRLEEYLKRYA, encoded by the coding sequence ATGCTCATTGAACAAGGTGATCTAAAAATGAGTGTGGCCAAAAGATGTGAACAGATAAAACCGTTCATTGTCATGGACGTGATGGAGAAAATCCATGAGATGGAAGCCCGGGGTATTGACGTGATTCACATGGAGATCGGTGAACCGGACTTTAATGTGCCTGAATGCGTCAACCGGGTCTGTATTGAAGCCCTGAAGCAAAACGAAACCGGTTATACCAACAGTTTAGGAGACCTTCGTCTGCGTCGGGCCATCAGTGATTATCACAAACGCATCTACGGCACGACTGTGGAACCTGGTCAAATCCTTGTAACCAACGGAACATCGCCGGCCATGCTTCTGCTGTTCAGCGCACTGCTGGACCCCGGTGACGAGGTCATCGTTTCAGATCCCCACTATGCCTGCTATGCCAATTTCATACGGTATGTCCAGGGTGAACCTGTTTTTGTCAAGGTGCATGAGCAGGACGGCTTTGTCTATAAACCCGAAGCCATCAGGGAAAAAATCACACCTAAAACCAAGGCTATTTTCATTAATTCCCCGTCCAATCCCACCGGAACCGTCATCCCCGAGAGCCGGATGAAGGAAATTGTTGAGGTGGCCAAAGAACATGGACTGTATATTATTTCCGATGAAATTTACCACGGCCTGACATATGAAGGAAAAGACCACTCCATTTTGGAATTTACCGACCAGGCCTTTGTCCTGAACGGTTTTTCAAAACTGTTTGCCATGACAGGGCTTCGCCTGGGCTACCTGATCGCACCCCCCAAATTTATCCGGGCCCTTCAGGTACTGCAGCAAAACTTCTTTATCTGTGCCAATTCCATTACGCAGTTAGCCGGCGTGGCTGCATTGACCGATGCGGATAAGGAAATCCAAACCATGCGCGATACGTATAATGAGCGCAGGGAATTTATGATCAGGCGATTAAAAGAGATGGGGCTTTCAATGATGGCAGAGCCCACCGGTGCGTTTTATGTTTTTGTGGATTTCAAACATATTTCCACCGATTCCTATACCCTGGCATTTGATATCCTGGAAAAGGCACACATCGGGGTTACTCCGGGCATTGATTTTGGCGCAAACGGTGAAGGGTATCTGCGGTTCTCCTATGCCAATTCCCTGGACAATCTTAAAATCGGGATGAACCGCCTGGAAGAATATTTGAAAAGGTATGCATGA
- a CDS encoding type I restriction endonuclease encodes MSKIHTEEQFESAIEAHLMAKGYSALPKDGYDVERAFFPAQVIGFIRETQAEELKRIETMLGDKTDESLLKDLNFWLNSQGMLPVLRNGFKCHGRTFRVCFFKPAHGMNPTLESQYGANRLSVIRQLRYSSKNSNELDLLLSINGLPVITAELKNPMTGQTVENAIRQYKKDRDHRELLFDFKKRALVHFAMDTELAYMTTRLAGSASFFNAFVNKKMMFL; translated from the coding sequence ATGAGCAAAATACACACGGAAGAACAGTTTGAATCGGCAATTGAGGCTCATCTTATGGCCAAGGGCTATTCAGCCCTGCCCAAAGATGGGTATGATGTTGAACGGGCGTTTTTCCCAGCTCAGGTAATAGGCTTTATCCGCGAAACCCAGGCAGAAGAACTAAAACGCATTGAAACCATGCTGGGGGATAAAACCGATGAGAGCCTGCTCAAAGATCTCAATTTCTGGCTCAATTCACAGGGCATGCTGCCGGTGCTGCGAAACGGGTTCAAGTGCCATGGCCGGACCTTTCGGGTCTGTTTTTTTAAACCGGCCCACGGAATGAATCCAACGCTTGAGTCGCAGTATGGTGCCAACCGGCTTTCCGTGATCCGTCAGTTGCGCTACAGCAGCAAAAACAGCAATGAACTGGATCTGCTTCTCTCTATCAACGGGCTGCCGGTGATCACAGCTGAGTTAAAAAATCCCATGACCGGGCAGACCGTGGAAAACGCGATCCGTCAGTATAAAAAAGACCGGGATCACCGGGAATTGCTGTTTGATTTCAAAAAACGCGCTCTTGTCCATTTTGCGATGGATACAGAACTGGCTTATATGACTACGCGCCTGGCCGGCTCAGCATCATTTTTTAACGCTTTTGTCAACAAAAAAATGATGTTTTTATAA
- a CDS encoding penicillin-binding protein 1A codes for MTKQQSRTQILKKRSKKKEKSLCFSFFMWIFILFLLAIISGFAAITAGFFYLSRDLPQINTLSDYRPAIVTNVFSDDGRKIGEFYKERRIVIPLSDMPSNLLNAFVAAEDSRFREHPGIDVKSIVRAFIKNFRAGSIVQGGSTITQQVTKSFLLTPEKTYERKVKEAILAYKIEKQLSKDEILFLYLNQIYLGHGAYGVEAASENYFGKHVKDLTLAECAMLAGLPQAPSRYSPFQHLELARQRQVYTLNRMKEEGMISNLEATEAMGAKLDIKPRKNWFIERVPCYTEHVRRYVEKKYGKEMLYTQGLSIHTAVNIELQKIARAAVNKGLADLDQRCGYRGPVKNIPALQVEEFCRTIAGELNGSRPVKGEIYKGVVLEVDDYNKVTHVRVGDITGIIRLATMTWARKPNPKISYQSARISKPSQALNTGDVIYIKVLEEIAGEKEYEFTLYQEPIVQSALLSIEAETGYVKAMIGGRDFKDSQFNRAFQSRRQPGSAFKPILYAAALDKGYTPATIIIDSPVVYEDRLHDRVWKPHNDAGKFYGPTLLRQALTNSRNIVSIKILQDIGIDYVISYARKLGITSPIPRNLSIALGSSGVSLFELTKAYSVFSNLGYLIEPVFITEIYDRDNTLLESSKLIRKKVIDMGTAYIITSMLESVVQEGTGQRVKALNRPAAGKTGTTNDLHDAWFMGFTPRYTTGVWVGLDQEAPIGRGETGSRAASPIWLDYMQHALEGKSVEEFTVPEGIIRVKIDAETGLRPIAQSKQTIFECFKEGTEPTQYTPSPDEVLSTEELFKEGF; via the coding sequence ATGACAAAACAACAAAGTCGCACCCAGATTCTGAAGAAGCGAAGCAAGAAAAAAGAAAAAAGCTTATGTTTCTCCTTTTTCATGTGGATATTTATCCTGTTTCTCCTTGCAATTATTTCCGGATTTGCAGCCATTACCGCCGGATTTTTTTATTTGAGCCGAGATCTTCCCCAGATCAATACGCTCAGTGATTACCGCCCCGCCATTGTGACCAATGTTTTTTCCGATGACGGCAGAAAAATCGGCGAGTTTTATAAAGAGCGCAGAATCGTTATTCCTTTGTCCGACATGCCTTCTAATCTGCTAAATGCTTTTGTGGCGGCAGAAGATTCTCGGTTCCGGGAGCATCCCGGCATTGATGTGAAATCAATTGTCAGGGCGTTTATTAAAAATTTTAGGGCCGGTTCGATTGTCCAGGGCGGTTCCACCATTACCCAGCAGGTGACCAAATCTTTTCTTCTTACCCCGGAAAAAACTTATGAGCGCAAGGTTAAAGAAGCGATTCTGGCCTATAAAATTGAAAAACAGCTTTCCAAAGATGAGATACTTTTCCTTTATTTAAACCAGATTTACCTGGGACACGGCGCTTACGGTGTTGAAGCGGCTTCTGAAAACTATTTTGGAAAACATGTTAAGGATCTGACCCTGGCTGAATGTGCCATGCTGGCGGGTCTGCCCCAGGCACCCAGCAGATACAGCCCTTTTCAGCATCTGGAACTGGCCAGGCAGCGCCAGGTTTATACCCTGAACCGTATGAAGGAAGAGGGTATGATCTCCAATCTGGAGGCTACCGAAGCCATGGGTGCCAAACTGGATATCAAGCCCCGGAAAAACTGGTTCATCGAAAGGGTTCCCTGTTACACTGAACATGTTAGACGGTATGTCGAAAAAAAATATGGCAAGGAGATGCTTTACACCCAAGGGTTGAGCATCCATACCGCAGTGAACATTGAGCTGCAGAAAATAGCCCGGGCCGCAGTCAATAAAGGTCTGGCAGATTTAGATCAACGCTGCGGATACCGAGGCCCTGTAAAAAACATACCAGCCCTTCAGGTAGAGGAGTTCTGTCGCACCATTGCCGGAGAACTGAACGGCAGCCGCCCGGTCAAGGGAGAGATATACAAAGGGGTGGTTCTGGAGGTGGACGATTACAACAAAGTTACCCATGTACGGGTTGGTGATATCACAGGCATCATCCGGTTAGCCACCATGACATGGGCCAGAAAGCCAAACCCCAAAATATCCTACCAATCTGCCAGGATCTCAAAACCCTCCCAGGCCCTAAACACCGGGGATGTCATCTACATTAAAGTCCTTGAGGAGATAGCCGGGGAAAAGGAATATGAATTTACCCTGTACCAGGAACCCATTGTCCAGTCAGCACTTTTGAGCATTGAGGCTGAAACCGGCTATGTCAAAGCCATGATTGGCGGAAGGGATTTTAAAGATTCCCAGTTCAACCGGGCTTTTCAGTCAAGACGCCAGCCAGGTTCCGCGTTCAAGCCCATCCTGTACGCGGCAGCCCTTGACAAGGGATACACGCCGGCCACAATTATCATTGACTCCCCTGTGGTATATGAGGACAGGCTGCATGACAGGGTGTGGAAACCCCACAATGATGCGGGAAAATTCTATGGACCCACGTTGCTCCGCCAGGCCCTGACGAACTCCAGGAATATTGTCAGTATTAAAATCCTCCAGGATATCGGCATAGATTATGTCATCAGTTATGCAAGAAAGCTTGGAATCACATCCCCCATCCCCCGGAATCTATCCATAGCCCTTGGGTCTTCAGGCGTTTCCCTGTTCGAATTGACCAAGGCGTATTCAGTGTTTTCCAACCTGGGCTACCTGATTGAGCCGGTATTTATCACTGAAATTTATGACCGGGACAACACGCTTTTGGAATCTTCCAAATTGATTCGTAAAAAAGTTATTGATATGGGCACGGCCTATATCATAACAAGTATGCTTGAAAGCGTGGTGCAGGAGGGCACCGGCCAGCGAGTCAAGGCCCTGAACCGCCCTGCGGCAGGTAAAACAGGCACCACCAATGACCTTCACGATGCCTGGTTCATGGGCTTTACCCCCAGGTACACCACAGGGGTATGGGTGGGGCTTGACCAGGAAGCGCCCATCGGGAGAGGAGAGACAGGTTCCCGGGCTGCAAGCCCCATCTGGCTGGATTATATGCAGCATGCGCTGGAGGGTAAATCCGTGGAGGAATTTACCGTGCCCGAGGGTATTATTCGCGTTAAAATAGATGCCGAAACCGGCCTTCGGCCCATTGCCCAAAGTAAACAAACCATTTTTGAATGTTTTAAGGAAGGCACGGAGCCGACGCAGTATACCCCAAGTCCGGATGAGGTGTTGAGCACGGAAGAGCTGTTCAAAGAAGGTTTTTAG